The sequence below is a genomic window from Elusimicrobiota bacterium.
TGAGAAGTCTCCATTTACGCCAAAAGCCGTAGTTTGTTCGGAGCTCAAACCTTGCTGGGCTCCATTGTGAGCATAAATTCTCACATATAATTCATCACCGACATTACCATAGTCGTCGGCAACGTAGCCGGTTTCATTTAAATTACGCACTGCTATTGGAGCAAAATCTGTGCATCCATAACCGGCAGTGCTATCCCATGTTACCGGGAAAAAATTTAATGTCGCTACTGTCGGAGCATTTGAACAATTTTCCGACTTGGCGACATTGGTTTTTTGTGGCGCGATTATTAAAACGGCACCGATTAAAACCAATGTTAAAAAAGCGGACAGTGTACCCGGCTTCATTAACTTAAGTATAATATTATTCATATTGATTAACCTCTAAAAGTTACTTTAAAAGATTTGTTAATCACTTAATGCAACTTTTAATAATAATTCTAATTAAATCTATTAATTATTTAGTTATTTACCTAACTAACAATTATAATACTTTTTCTCATTTTTGTCAATAGACATTTTTTTACATTTTATCCCTTGTTTAAGCTTGTATTACCTTTCCACTTGAGTTACTTGCCCAAACACTACTAACCTTTTGGCAGTAGAGCCAACCGGCCAACAGGTAGATAAAGCCACAATTGATTCCCCGGTATTTTTAAATTGTTCCTGATCGGTTGCTGAAAATTCCTTGCGGCCAGTTAC
It includes:
- a CDS encoding sortase, with protein sequence WVKGDFNKVFSKLGDLADNTSFKITVVQKNGKDAIFHYVVTGRKEFSATDQEQFKNTGESIVALSTCWPVGSTAKRLVVFGQVTQVER